A genomic window from Pygocentrus nattereri isolate fPygNat1 chromosome 22, fPygNat1.pri, whole genome shotgun sequence includes:
- the LOC108440429 gene encoding N-acyl-aromatic-L-amino acid amidohydrolase (carboxylate-forming) B-like produces the protein MMNRERHPHLRNKEDTVMLPALSRVAVCGGTHGNELSGVYLVHERLKRRKKSQVMEPVAVVTVMSNPRAVQRCVRYTETDLNRCFTHAMLSLSASEQTSYELVRSQELNSLLGPKGSAEAMDLICDLHNTTANMGLCLITYSDSDWICLHICKYLQREMATIPVRYIHYDIPRSEAYSLDSVGKHGFAMEIGPQPHGLIRANIFMAMQEAVQLLLDWVRLFNSGAQFEGGSVDVYTLVKNIDYPRDPHTHTIIAAVHPDLQDRDFCLLHPGDPMFLSFSGETLRYKGKEPLYPFFINESAYYEKAVALSLARRRKVEIPAIRSSRM, from the exons atgatgaacagagaaaGACATCCCCATCTCAGGAATAAG GAGGACACAGTAATGTTGCCAGCATTGTCGCGAGTGGCAGTGTGTGGTGGTACCCATGGCAATGAGCTCTCAGGTGTCTACCTGGTGCATGAGAGGCTGAAGAGAAGGAAGAAGAGCCAGGTGATGGAGCCAGTTGCTGTGGTGACAGTGATGTCGAACCCACGTGCTGTCCAGCGGTGTGTGAGATACACAGAGACAGACCTGAACCGCTGCTTCACACACGCCATGCTAAg TCTCTCCGCCTCTGAGCAGACTTCGTATGAACTGGTTCGTTCTCAGGAGCTAAACTCTCTGCTTGGTCCTAAAGGTTCGGCTGAAGCCATGGATCTTATCTGTGATCTGCACAACACCACTGCCAACATGGGCCTGTGCCTCATCACGTACTCAGACAGTGACTGGATATGCCTACACATCTGTAAATACCTGCAG aggGAGATGGCCACCATCCCAGTAAGATACATCCACTATGACATCCCACGGAGTGAAGCCTACTCATTGGACTCAGTGGGAAAACACGGCTTTG CGATGGAGATTGGCCCTCAGCCTCACGGTCTAATCAGAGCCAACATCTTTATGGCCATGCAGGAGGCAGTTCAGCTATTGTTGGACTGGGTTCGGCTCTTTAACTCAG GGGCTCAGTTTGAGGGTGGTTCTGTGGATGTTTACACATTGGTGAAGAATATCGATTATCCTCGagatcctcacacacacaccatcatcgCAGCTGTGCATCCCGACCTACAG gACAGGGACTTCTGTCTCCTTCACCCAGGCGACCCCatgttcctctctttctctggagAGACTCTGAGGTATAAAGGGAAAGAGCCACTCTATCCTTTCTTCATAAACGAATCTGCATACTATGAGAAGGCCGTGGCCCTCTCTTTGGCCAGAAGGAGAAAAGTGGAGATTCCAGCCATCCGGTCTAGCAGAATGTGA
- the dctn6 gene encoding dynactin subunit 6 has translation MADPNAKQANQKSVKIAAGAVVCVESEIRGDVTIGPRTVVHPKARIIAEAGPIIIGEGNLIEEQALIINSYPENIMPDTEGVEPKTMTIGINNVFEVGCVSQALKIGDNNVIESKADVGRNVILTSGCIIGACCQVNTCEVIPENTVIYGSGCMRRVQTERPQPQTLQLDFLMKILPNYHHLKKTVKGNSTPARS, from the exons ATGGCGGACCCGAACGCAAAACAAGCCAACCAGAAAAG TGTTAAAATAGCCGCCGGCGCAGTGGTTTGCGTGGAGAGTGAAATAAGAGGAGATGTGACGATTG GGCCGAGGACAGTGGTTCACCCCAAAGCTCGCATTATTGCAGAGGCTGGTCCCATCATCATAGGAGAAGGCAACCTGATAGAGGAGCAGGCTCTCATCATTAACAG CTATCCGGAAAACATCATGCCTGACACAGAGGGAGTTGAACCCAAGACAATGACGATAGGCATCAACAATGTCTTTGAAGTTGGCTGTG TTTCCCAGGCACTGAAAATCGGCGACAACAATGTAATTGAATCTAAAG CTGATGTGGGGAGGAATGTGATTCTGACGAGTGGGTGTATTATCGGGGCGTGCTGTCAGGTGAACACTTGTGAGGTgattccagagaacacggttATCTACGGCTCCGGCTGCATGCGGCGTGTTCAGACAGAGAGACCACAG CCTCAGACGCTGCAGCTGGACTTCCTGATGAAGATTTTACCCAACTACCACCATCTGAAGAAAACggtgaaggggaactccactccCGCGAGAAGCTGA